A region of the Pseudomonas asiatica genome:
TGAAATGGAGGCGGTACAGGGCCTGGTCGAGTCCGCATTGATGCAATTGCAGATGCAGGCCCATTTACCGGCTGAGCTAAGAACTTTGCACTAGCAGGCCTGGCCTCTTCGCGGGCACGCCCGCGAAGAGGCCGGCACAGACACCCAAGATTCCAGGGAGAAAAACAATGCCCACCGACGACACAAAGCAACCCACCACAGTCGGCAAGACCTGCTTCTACCAAGGCGAAAACAACACCCACCCGCTGTTCCGCATCGAGCCCGGCATTCCCTGCCAGGACGCCCGCGAACAGGCATCCGAACTGATGGGCTACGTCCGCGACCTGATCATCACCGGTTTGATGGATGGCGACCAGAAGCTGATCTGGGCCTCGCATTACCTGAGTGCGATGGCCAAGGCGCTGCTGGATGATGCTGAATTGGGGATGATGAAAAGATGAACGTCGATATGCCAATTCTCGACTTGGATTTGAGCAACACCAAGCGTTTCGAGGCTTCCCGGTTTCTCGATAGCCCCGAAACGATAAATGTATTTCTGCAAGAAGCCATGAAGACTAATGATGTTTACGTTCTGAAGCAAGCGTTGAGAGAAGTCTCAAAGACAACACGCGTGCAGTAGCCGATTACTACCTGTCCCGCAACGAAACAGCCCCGCAGGCCTACAGCTGCGGGGTACCAAATCCCAAGCGCAGTACTTGGAAAGACCACCTCTGCGGGAGCCCAGCAGTGCAAAATCCATTCCCCAGAAATAAGAAGGCCCGAACGTAATGCCGGACCAAGCCAGCACCAGAGGATCGGGCGCGATTGGAGATCAATACTGCCGGATACATCAGTAAGCGCCAAGTACAGCGCTTACGAAAATGTATCAAAATTAAATGCAGAAACGGAAAACCCCACAGATTTGAAACTGAGAGGTTTTTCGATGTGTGGCTGAGAGTTAGAGCCTTACCGCAATAAAATTCTAGCAGGTGCTGCTTCGAGACTCCGCATCCCAATTCAACTCCTTCAGTCGATGCCAAGCTCTTTCTAGGTGAGAGGGCTTTAGATAAGCTCTCTTCCGCTCGCTCCAGCCATGTACCGCCTTGACTGCCTGTTCAGGATCATCTTTGGCTCCAGGGGCATTACACATAACCCAATGAACGGTGCTAAGTAGCTCCATTCCATACGGATCTTCAAACCCATCAATTAACTCGGCAACCCTTTCCATTCGATGCATAGTTTCGACATCTTCGCACAAAAACTGCTCCGCTTCTTCGATAGAGCCCGCCTTCAGCTCCAACGGTTTGGTGGGGTCGTCCTGACCGTCTCCGTAGCCATGGATAAAGTGACCGTCTAGTTTTATCAGTACTTGCCTGAGATTCTTAGCATATGGGCCAAACTGCTTGGCCTCAAACTGCAGCCGAAGAGGCTTGCCACTTTCCTGCAAGAAATACATCAGCTTATGAACTTCTAACAAACTGACAAATGGATCCAGAAGCCCTTTGAGATAGCGGTCCATTAAAAGAATCAGTGCGGCACGACCGTCAGTCATTTTGGGACGCTCTGTTCTATTTGGCATTTCTTTTGCTACAGGTGCACCAGACGGAGGGTACAGCAGCACCTCAACATCTGGCAAAACTGAAAATGCCTCTTCAATTGCGGGCTGAACCTCTTCCCATTTTAGGCCACCCAACCCGCAACCAAGTGGAGGAATTGCAATAGACTTAATATGCAATTCATTCACCTTACGAACTAAATCATCAAGGCCGCTTTGAATATTCTCAAGTTTACTTTTTGACTTCCAATGCCCTTTGGTTGGAAAGTTTATAATCCAACGCGGACCTCCAACCAACCCGCCAAGATCAAAGATATGAACTTTACCCAGCCGAACGGCATCATTTTTGCAAGCATCCTGATAGCTTTTGAACATGCTAGGAAACGCCTGCTTGAATTGCAACGCGATACCTTTACCCATGACACCTTCCGTGTTCACGGTATTCACTAACGCTTCAGTAGGTGCTGTTAGAAGGTTGCCTTTGCTAAGCTTGATCATTTTAGAAGTACCAGTCATTTTTGACTCTCACCTCAGGCTGATGCGTCGAATTGCGCACGATCTCTTGCACTCTCTCAACCGCCGCCTGATTGTAGCAGCCAATGAAATGGATACCCTGCCAAGGGAACTGCTCCGCCACCAAGAATTCTGACTGTTTTTGGTGCCGTTTTTCTCCCCAATACTTGGCATTGATTGTGGACCAATCCAAGTCAGCTAGCTTACTAATATCGTTATAAAAATCCGTATGGTAAGCGCCAGCGTTGCCGTCGCTGAAGGCCCATTCTCGTTGAAGCCCAACACCAGTACCGACGGAGCTCACCAAATGCACGATGTCACTCTGACATCCTTCGGGCTTGCCGGTGTTACCTCTGTTGACGGTGTAGAGCATTGGAGTACGCGGACAAAAATAGAAGGGCACAAACTCCCCGACATACCGAGGCCCACAGCAGCCTACACCTATTTCTTGGAGCCTACGAAGCTTGATGTGATCGTAGCCAATAACTGAGTGCTGCCCTGATTGAACCATCACGGCATCTGACTGAAGGCCGGAAGCGATTATCCCAGGTAGATTGGCAATATCTGTGATGTGATAGATCAGTACGTCTTCAGGTCTGGATGTCATAGATCGCGCCCGGGTTGGCATTGAGTAGCCAGTCCGCTCGACGACCGTGACACCGACACGAAGGCGCGAGCCCTGAACTGTCCTTGTTTAGGGCAAATAGTATGTGCTTTCTGCTGAGTTTTCACCAGCTCACAACTGTCGATCAGCGTGACGCCAAGGACGGTGAGATCACTCAATCGCTTCCCACCATACGCACCAGCCGACCTGTCAGCGACGACAGTTCCAAAGTAGTACAAATGGGCAGTACAACCCAGAAAACGAAAAGCCCCGCAGAAGTTAACCTGCGGGGCTTTTCGATATATGGCGGAGAGATAGGGATTTGAACCCTAGGTACTGTTGCCAGTACAACGGATTTCGAATCCGTCCCGTTCGACCACTCCGGCATCTCTCCAATGCCGCGCATCATACCAGCGTTCTTTTAAAACGCAAACCTTTTTTTAAAAAAAATCGCGTGGTATCAGGCGCTTGCGTGAACGTGCCGCTTACAGCGGCACGCCCAGGCGCTTGGCAACTTCTTCGTAGGCTTCGATCACGTCGCCCAGGCCCTGGCGGAAGCGGTCCTTGTCCATCTTCTTGCGGGTCTCTTTGTCCCACAGGCGGCAGCCGTCCGGGCTGAACTCGTCGCCCAGCACGATCTGGCCGTGGAATACGCCGAACTCCAGCTTGAAGTCGACCAGCAGCAGGCCGGCGTCATCGAACAGCTTGCTCAGCACTTCGTTGACCTTCAGCGACAGCTTTTTCATTTCGGCCAGCTGCTCGGCGGTGCCCCAGCCGAACGCGACAACGTGGGATTCGTTGATGAAGGGATCGCCCTTCTCGTCGTTCTTCAGGAACAGCTCGAAGGTGGACGGCTCCAGCTTGATGCCCTCCTCCACGCCCAGGCGCTTGACCAGGCTGCCGGCGGCGTAGTTGCGCACCACGCACTCGACCGGGATCATGTCCAGCTTCTTCACCAGGCACTCGTTGTCGCCCAGCAGCTTGTCGAACTGGGTCGGCACGCCGGCTTCTTCCAGTTTCTGCATGATGAAGGCGTTGAACTTGTTGTTCACCATGCCTTTGCGGTCGAGCTGTTCGATACGCTTGCCGTCGAACGCCGAAGTGTCGTTACGGAACAGCAGGATCAAGCGGTCGGCGTCGTCGGTCTTGTAAACCGATTTGGCCTTGCCGCGGTAGAGTTCGTCGCGTTTTTCCATGATTGGGCTCCGCTTGCTTGAGGTGTTGGGCTAGGCGATTTCGCGCCAGTCGAGCCCGTGTTCCTGATTCGCCACCTGGAGCCAGTCCGGGTCGCACCCAAGGGTGTCGACGAAGCACTGGCGAGCCAAGTGTGGCAGGTTGTTCTTGCTGCTGAGGTGGGCCAGCACCAGGTGTTGCAGGTTGCTCCAGCCCAACTCGTGCACCAGGCGCGCGGCCTGGTGATTGTTCAAATGCCCTTGCATGCCACCCACCCGCTGCTTCAGGAAGGCCGGGTAGTGACCGCGTGCCAGCAGGTCGCGGCAGTGGTTGGCCTCGATCAGCAGTGCATCCAGGCCCTGGTAACGCTCCAGCAGCAGCGCGTCGTACGAGCCCAGGTCGGTCAGCATGCCGAAGCGCCGCTGGCCGTCGCTGACCACGTACTGCAGCGGCTCGTAGGCGTCGTGCTCGACCCGCGCCGCGGTCACTTCCAGGCTGCCGATACGCAGGCTTTCGCCACAAGCGAGAAAACCGGCCACCTCCACCGACTTGCGCATGCCGCGCAAGGTCCCCTGGCTGAGGTAGACCGGTACATTGTAGCGCCGTGACAGCAAGCCGACCCCATGCACGTGGTCGGCATGTTCGTGGGTGAC
Encoded here:
- a CDS encoding DUF3077 domain-containing protein, which encodes MPTDDTKQPTTVGKTCFYQGENNTHPLFRIEPGIPCQDAREQASELMGYVRDLIITGLMDGDQKLIWASHYLSAMAKALLDDAELGMMKR
- the darG gene encoding type II toxin-antitoxin system antitoxin DNA ADP-ribosyl glycohydrolase DarG, which translates into the protein MTGTSKMIKLSKGNLLTAPTEALVNTVNTEGVMGKGIALQFKQAFPSMFKSYQDACKNDAVRLGKVHIFDLGGLVGGPRWIINFPTKGHWKSKSKLENIQSGLDDLVRKVNELHIKSIAIPPLGCGLGGLKWEEVQPAIEEAFSVLPDVEVLLYPPSGAPVAKEMPNRTERPKMTDGRAALILLMDRYLKGLLDPFVSLLEVHKLMYFLQESGKPLRLQFEAKQFGPYAKNLRQVLIKLDGHFIHGYGDGQDDPTKPLELKAGSIEEAEQFLCEDVETMHRMERVAELIDGFEDPYGMELLSTVHWVMCNAPGAKDDPEQAVKAVHGWSERKRAYLKPSHLERAWHRLKELNWDAESRSSTC
- the darT gene encoding type II toxin-antitoxin system toxin DNA ADP-ribosyl transferase DarT, which encodes MTSRPEDVLIYHITDIANLPGIIASGLQSDAVMVQSGQHSVIGYDHIKLRRLQEIGVGCCGPRYVGEFVPFYFCPRTPMLYTVNRGNTGKPEGCQSDIVHLVSSVGTGVGLQREWAFSDGNAGAYHTDFYNDISKLADLDWSTINAKYWGEKRHQKQSEFLVAEQFPWQGIHFIGCYNQAAVERVQEIVRNSTHQPEVRVKNDWYF
- the purC gene encoding phosphoribosylaminoimidazolesuccinocarboxamide synthase — protein: MEKRDELYRGKAKSVYKTDDADRLILLFRNDTSAFDGKRIEQLDRKGMVNNKFNAFIMQKLEEAGVPTQFDKLLGDNECLVKKLDMIPVECVVRNYAAGSLVKRLGVEEGIKLEPSTFELFLKNDEKGDPFINESHVVAFGWGTAEQLAEMKKLSLKVNEVLSKLFDDAGLLLVDFKLEFGVFHGQIVLGDEFSPDGCRLWDKETRKKMDKDRFRQGLGDVIEAYEEVAKRLGVPL
- a CDS encoding MBL fold metallo-hydrolase, with product MRFAVLGSGSQGNGTLIASGDTFILVDCGFSLRETERRLALLGVSAAQLSAVLVTHEHADHVHGVGLLSRRYNVPVYLSQGTLRGMRKSVEVAGFLACGESLRIGSLEVTAARVEHDAYEPLQYVVSDGQRRFGMLTDLGSYDALLLERYQGLDALLIEANHCRDLLARGHYPAFLKQRVGGMQGHLNNHQAARLVHELGWSNLQHLVLAHLSSKNNLPHLARQCFVDTLGCDPDWLQVANQEHGLDWREIA